The Methanobrevibacter sp. DNA window TCAATTTACACGCAGGAATATCCATTCCAAATTATGACAACCATGACAATTACGTTTTAGAAGAAGGCCAGGCTATTGCAATTGAACCTTTTGCAACTAACGGTGAAGGTATTGTAAATGATGCACCAGGACATTACATTTTCTCATATATGGCAAACAAACCATTTAGAATGAAAAGTACACAAAGAGTATTAAAATATATTCAACACAACCACAGAGATGTTCCGTTTTCAGGAAGATGGATTACAGATGAGTTCGGTGAGAGAAAAGGAAATATCGCATTAAAACAATTATCAGAAGCAATGGCAGTTTATCCTTATGCACCTCTTCGTGAAAAAGAAAACTGTTTTGTAAGTCAAAAAGAACATACTGTAATTATTGAAAAAGAAGGTTGTACTGTTACAACTATTTAGAAGAAATTTAATTTTCTTCAACTTATTTTTTTATTAAATTTATCTTAAAAAAAAGAAAAAAGAAAGAAGATTTAATAAATTGTAGGGATTTTAACTCCCATTTTTGCTCTTCTTTCACGTTCTGCATTGTTTTTGTCTTTTTTACCTTGAGCTAATTTTTCAAGTAACGGAAGACCAGGTTTTACTTCATCCATTGGTTTTGTTTCAATTAAACCAGCAGACACAGCAGCTTTAAAGATACTGTTACCGTCTTCAGTTCTGGTTAAAACAGTAGACCATCCATCTGGAGATCCTACAGAACCGGTAGATACGTCAGCCCATTCAGCAACATAATCATTACAAATGTTACATCCAGCTTGTTCGTAACCGTGGGTTTCTTTAATTTTTAAACCAGAGTCTTCTCCGTCTTTTGTTAACCAGAATTTACCTTTACCGATGTCCATTTTAGTAGCATCAGTTAAGCTGTCAAATCCTAATTTTGCAGTAGCAAAAGTGTCAAGAGAAGCCATAGGGAAGTTTTCCATACAGTAGATACCGATGATTAATTTAACTTTACCAGCGACAAATCTAGTGAATGGGTAAGCTTGTGCTTTTCTTAAACCTTGGGTTTGACATGGTGTTGCTACAACTCCAACTTTTTCAAGTCCGTATTGACGGGTTGCTGTTTTTAAAGCAGATAAAGTAGGAGACATGGAGTATTTAGTTCCAGCTGCAGCAATTACTTCATCAGAAGAAGTTACTACAGTAGGGACAGGTCTCCAATCGTCATCAGGAGTTCCAGCTACAACTGCACCTTCAATAATTCCTTCATCAAGTGCGTAACAGAGTAATGCAGATACAATTCCTCCGTCTTGTGATACATCTAAGATTTTTTTCTCAGTAGATCTAGCTGAGATTGCTTCTTTATAAGTACCTAATGGCATTTCCATTCCTCCTAAAGTCCTGTTTCCTTTTTAATTTCAGTTTCAGGTAACCATGTTCTTGGACACATTACTGAACAGGAACCACATTTAATACATCTGTCCCTATCACAGCTAGGCCTACCTTCTGAAAAGCCCATTGCTCTAGTTGGACAAGCAAGAGCACAAGTTCCACAACCAGTACATAATCCTTGGCGGACTACGCTAGTTAATACGTCACAACCACATCCTTGGTCACATGCAGCTAAATCCATTGCAGGTTTTAAGTAATCTAAGTTACCTTCACATAAAGCAACTACAGTTTTTGCAATCATTTCAGGAGCTACAGGACAACCAGGAAGTGCTACATCTACTTTAACTAATGAACTAATAGGTAAGAAAGATTCATGTTTAGGTTGAGCTTGTTGTCCACCACGTGCAAAGGTAGTGAAACAACCAGTAATAGCACAAGAACCGAATGCTGCAATTAAACCGGATTTTTTCCTTGCTTCTAAGAGTTCGTGAACACTGTGCTCATCTTGTAAACAAACTGATCCTTCAATTAAACATAAATCCATTTCAGGCATTTCTTCAGCATAAGTTCCGTGAATCCATTTGTCAACTAAAGTTTGTCCATATACAATATCAACCATATCAGTTAAAACTGTGGATAAGATATCATAATTTTCGGTTAAAGACATTGCATCTCCAGTACAACCACTTAAGTGTATGTAACCAATACGTGGTTTTGATGAAACTGCTTTAGGTTCTTCTGCAGGTGCTTTGGTTTCTACAGGAGCTACCTCTTCAACTTTTTCCTCTACTTTTGGTTCTTCAGCATTAGAGCCACCAAAAGCTTTTTTCAATTTATCAAACATTATTTTACCCCGATTTCTTTTAAAATAATATCAATAGCTTCAGGAATTGCCTTCTCTACAGATTCAGACAAACCCACATCGATGTCAGGTATTGGGATAGAAGCAGGTTTACAACCAACAATTACAACTTCACATTTTTCAGAAATTTTTTGAAGAGGTTCTTCGACTGTCATACCATGAGGGTTATCATATTTACCAACTTGCATAGCATTAGGGTCAAAAATATCTACAGTACCTGGTTCAGCATTTGATTCAACTACATCAATAACAATTAGTTTTTTCCAATCATACTCTTTGTATAAAGGGAAGAAATTCATTGGTGCTGCAGTTCCTCCATCAACAAACTGTACACTATTAGGCAAAGTTACATCTTCAAATTTTTCTTTGATTTGATTTAAAACATCCTTATCAAATTCTTCTTCAACATATTCTGTAACTGCGGGATCATAATAATCATTTTTATCCTCAAAATATTTTTGTAAAAGATTAATAACAATTGGACCGTAACCATCATCTTTAAATAAGATATTACCACATCCAATAACGATTATATCTGAATCATAAGGCATTATTTATCCTCCACAATTTATATTCTCACCATTTCATTTTTAAGAATGGATTTATCTTCATCATCAAGAACCATTACGTGAGTTGCACATGATAAACAAGGGTCATATGCTCTGATAACGTGTGGTCCATATTCGTGATGGAATCCTTCGGTAGCAGGTCCCATGGTTGGGATGTTCCAGGTAGTTGGTACGATAGCAGAGTAGAATCTGGTTTTTCCTTCGACAACTTTAGCCATGTGTACGTTGGTTCCTCTAGGACCTTCAATTACACCAAAACCAAGTTCTCCAGTTCCTCTTTTATCATAACTTACGTTTGCAGGAGCTGCAGGGTTAATTGCATCTAAAGCTTCCATACATGCGTCGTAGTTTTTCAACATTTCATCTGCACGAGCTACGTGTTGTGCGATTACACCTTTGTCTTTGAATCCTGCGAATTTTTCCATTCTTGCTCTAGGACCGGTTTCAACATTTTCACCATTGATTAATGGAATTACAGAACATGCTTTTTTACCGATTTCAGGGTCATCATACCATGCTTCAGGTAAAACTTCTGAGAAAACGTCCATATCAAAATCGTTGGTACCGTAAGTTGCATCAGTTGCCATTAAAGGTCTGTCTACTACACCTAAATCAGCAGGTAAACCTTTATCAGCTACTAAGCCTTTGATTAATTCAACATGTTCTTCGAGTGCAGGTCTGAGTGCAGTCATTCTTTCAACTAATCTTTCTTTAGTGAAAGGAGTGATGTTTCTAGCCATTCCTCCAACTCTAATATCAGATGGGTGGATACCTTCACCAGCGATCATATCTACAACGTATTGTACAGTTTTTCTGATGTTACTTACACTGTCAACAGCAGTGGTAAATAAGTTTTCAGGTACAAAGTCAGTTGCAATTAAGAAGTGGTGGATAGCTGCACTGTTAATGTTGTGTGCTGCTAAGGTAGCTTTTCTTAACAATTTAGCGTCTTTAGGAATTTCGATTCCTAATGCCATATCAACTGCTTCTGCGGAAGCCAAAGTATGTGGGATTGGACAAACACCACAAATTCTTTGACATAAAACAGGAGCTGTTTCTGGAGCTTTGTCAAGAACCATCTTTTCTAAACCCCTTACAGGAGTAATACTTAAATACATACCTTTTGTAACTATCCCCTCATCATCAACTTCCATGACTAATTCGGCATGGCCTTCTTGACGAGTTGTAGGAGATATAACTACTCTATCTTTCAAATATGTCACCTCAATTATAGAAATTAGAAACTAACGGTTACTATATATATTAACAAATATTAATAAGTACTCCTAAAAAAAAGATATAGAAAACTATATATATAATATGTAAAAAAATTATATTATTATAATTAATATTCAATTTAAAGGAGGGGAAAAATTGGATAAAGCAAACATAATTATTTCAATCATTATCGTTTTATGTGTTGCAGCAGCAGTTGCAGCATATGGCATTACCAACAGCGATAATCCAATCTTTTCTGACTTAACCAGTATGTTCTCAAGTGACAATGACGCTGGAAATGGAATAGGAAATAATACCGTTACTGGAAATGGAAGTGGAGACACCATAGCAACAACTTCATCTAGTTCAGGAAGTGCAGATTCAGGATCAAGTGGTTCAAGCTCAGGAAGTGGAACCGGTGCTGGAAGTGGAACTGGAACTAGCAGTGGATCAAGCTCAGGTTCAGGAAGTGGATCAGGTTCTGGCTCAGGCTCAGGCTCAGGCTCAGGTTCAGGAAGTGGATCAGGTTCAGGAACACATTTAACTCAAGCAGAAGCAAAAAGCATTGCAAGTAGTGCTATTGAGGAAGATGGATGTTATGCAGGAAGTGGATCATATTCCGGAGGATACTGGTACTTTACAGTATATGATGCAAATGGTAATGCAGTAGATACCATAAGCGTAAATGATGCAACTGGTGCTACTGGAAGAGGATAATTTTAAATTATTCCTTTTTTTATTTTTTATCAAGAATACGAAAAATAGTTAACTATATATAATAAAACTAACAAAATTATTATTGTTGTATGTGAGGGCCCGTAGCCTAGCTGGATAGGGCGTCGGACTTCTAATCCGAAGACCCCGGGTTCAAATCCCGGCGGGTCCGCTCTTAATATACTCTTTTTTTCTAGAATATTTTATTTAAATTAATTTTATAATATTTAATGGGCTTGTAGCCTAGTCTGGAAGGGCGTAAGACTCCTAATCTTAAGATCGAGGGTTCAAATCCCTCCAAGTCCGTTTTTTAAAAATTATCCAAAGTAACAATTTTAGGTGAATCTTGCTTTTTTAGTTTATTAAAAGAAATTTGCCCATATTTACCCCCACCACCAGGAATAATATCAAGTTCATCATTTCTAAATGATTTAATTGCAGGAGCAATTGCAGAATCTATTTTTTCAATATCTTTAATAGAAACATCAACAAGAACATTAATTTCAGTGTTAAATTTATCAATTAATTTCTGCCATTTGCCCTGAACTGTTTTTGTAGTGACACCTTTATCATAAACAGTAGCTATTATTTCAGCCAAAGGCATCAAATGAACATATTTAGGTCTGAAATCTGGATGTTTAGGATGATCATAATCTGCGATTTCAGAAATTCTATAATCAACACCTTTTTTAATTGTTCCGCCACAACTACATTTCATCTTATTTTCACGAGCAACTGCAGGATTGATTAATTTATAGCATTTTGTACATGCAGTCATATGATATTTTCCCAAGTTTGGAACTAGACCATAATTTGCTTTGATTTTATTATGTTTAAATGCATTTTTAATTGATGAGTATGAAATATCTTTAATGTCTATTTGATTAAACTCCCTACCTAACCTATGTGGCCATGGTGAATGTGCATCAGAATTAGTAAGAAATGGAAAATCCTTTAGTTCAGATATCCTATCAGCCATGAATGTATCTGCAGATAAACCCAACTCTACAAAATCAACTTTTTTCTCATAACAATCATAAATACTATCATTAGATTTATACATTCCAGTCCAAGGTGTAAATGCATGTGCTGGGCCAATTAAACAATCATACTCACGGACCAATTCCAAAAGTTCAACACCAGACAAATTTGTTTTCGGCCTTCCATCAATTCCCTTATTTTTAGATGGAATCACATCTGATAATTCACGTGCAATATCAATATTTGGTATAATGATTAAATGATGAATCCTATTTTTTCCCTCGACTTCAGTTGTTAAGACAAAATTCATATCATCCATACTGTAAATACCATCCCCCAAATAAGTTGTGCTTTCTTCAACAATATCAAGCCATCCCTGATGAAAAGCATCACCTGTTCCCAAAAGATTCAAACCTTTTAATTTAGCCTTAGGAGCCATATTTTTTATTAGCATATCCTTTGAGGAAGCCATTGAAAAACAACTGTGAACATGAAAATCAGCATTTACCAACATGATTAAATGTTAGAAACTAAAATTATATTTATTTTTCTAATTAGATTAAAATTTGAGTAAATAAACTAGTGCAATAGCACTTATAAAAAAAAGTAAAAAAATAATATATTGAAATTATCCAATATATCTTAAATCATCGGCATTTCCAGCATTAGCCTTATTAATTAAATCTTGTTCCATTTGTTGAGCCTTAGCAATCATTTGTCTGGTTTCTTCAGCTCTTTCATCTAATTTATCAGTATTAACTTCAAAATTAAGTAATAATGACAATTTTTTTAAAATAGCTTCAGCAGATTCAGCATCAATGAAATATCCTGGAGTTTCACCCATGAGGCAAATACCTTCAAGTCCTTGACGAACTCCTAAACCCAAGAATAAACCAGAAGCACCAACAATACCACCATCATTAGATCTGATATCAATATCAGCTTCTTTTAATAACTCAATATTAGCTTCATTAGTGGCAGCACCATAAACTTTTGGATTTTCAACCGGCTGAGGGATAGCCATTCCACCAAGAGTGAAAATTCTGCTTATTCCATAACCTTTAACAAAATCTAAAATATCCTTACAGATTAAATATTGTCCTTCAGGAGATAAAGCTTGTGTGTTACCAACAAGAATAATTAAATCTAACTTGTCTTCACCAACATCTTTTAAGTAATATAACTCATTGAGCATATTTCCTATGATTCCATCCTCTTTAATAAGAACTTGAGGTGGAAAAGTTGGAGAATAAATTTCAGCAAATTTAGTTGCTCCCAATTCATCAATCATATGGTCTGCAGCTAATTTACCGACATGTCCAAGGCCTGGTAATGCTTCAATGAAAATAGGATTTTCGAGTTCAACTTCTTCTAAAATATTAATTTCAGCAGCATTCATTTACATTACCCCTTCATTGATTCCTTTTTTAAAATACGACGATATTTTCCATATTTATCCTCAACAGAAAACTTAGGAGGATAAATAACTTTAAGTTTCCCACCACATTTAGGGCAGGAATCTTTTAAAGTATAAATTCCGCATTCCGGACATTTATTCATTTTCATATTCATAAGAATCTAATTATCTAACTCTCTTAGGAAAGAACCATTACCTTCAGATTCTTCAACTACTGCAATACATCTATCAGCTGCAGCTTTAAGAGCTTTTTCAGCTAAGATATAATCAGTAGATTTTACAGTAATCCTATATCTAGGAGCACCTACACATTGGACTTTAATTTCTTCCTCTTCATCCCCATTGTCTTCAGCAGCCTTAAGAGCATCAATGATAATTTCAACACCATTTGGTACGAAAGTTTCAATGTCGACATAACCACTAATGTGAACTTCAGGAGGAGTAATGTTTTTCTGAGCTACTTCAGTTATAGCATCAGCCCAATCTTGAGGAATTCCTTCTTCAGTAAGGGATTCTGCACCTTCTTCAGAAGCGGTTTCAAATGCCCCATAAACATCACCGAAGATGTCCATGAGTTCATAACCCACTTCATCGTAAGCATCATCTAAACTTTTATCTAATGATTTTGCAGATAATTCTAAGAATTTTTCAGCTTTTTGCTCTATTTTCCAATGTTGGATTTTTTTAGTTCTTTGATCTTCACGAATCCTTTTTAAGGAAGCATCAACATGCCCTTTTTTAGGATTAACTCTGAGAACACGACAAACAATTTTTTGATTTTCTCTTACATGATCTCTGATATTTTTAACCCAACCAGAAGACACTTCAGAAATATGAATAAAAGCTTCTTTGCCTTGATATTCTTCTAATTTAGCGAATGCACCATAATTGAGAACTTTATAAACAGTACCTACAATAAGTTCTCCTTCATCAGGCCATTCTTGACTTTTTCTTACCATATTCTCACCAACATTAATAAAAATTATAAAAAATAGTAAAAAATAAGTTTAAACTAGGAAATCTAGTTTAAAACTTTTTCAATGTGTGCAGTGATTTTAGCTTTAGCACCGCGAGATTTGACAAGAGTTTTACCACAAATAATACATTTTACGTCAGAAGCTGCACGATCAAAGATTACTTGTTCGTTGTCACAATCTAAACATTTAACTTTTAAAAAGTTTCCTCTACCTTTACTAACCATGTTAATCACCTATTTAGCTACAAATTCAGGTTTTCCTGTTCTGAAAGATTGTTTGATGTGAGATTTACCACATTCTTTACATTTGAGTCTTAAATCTAATTTTTTAACAGGTTTGTTTCCAGCAGGTAAAGGTCTTGGGTAACCTCTGTAACCAGCAGTTACACGTCTGAATTGTCTTTGTCCCCAGGTTAATTCACTAGCTTTTCTTTTTTTAGCAGTGTGAACTTCGTGCATAGTGTGTTTTTTACAGTGAGGACAGTAAGTTCTTTTTTCTTTTGGTATTTTCATATTTTCACCGTAATTAATAAATCATTGTAAACCTATCTATGAATTTATCTAAATCTAATATTTTTATTAAAAAACTAGAGATTAAAACTGTATTGTAACGCATCAAGTCTACACACAGCAAAAATCCAAATTATATAATATATAATTTTTTATTATCACAAATAGATACAATTGATATATCTATTTATTAAGTTATTTAAAGGTAATGGAAAATAGTTAAATTTTGACTTGTCTACCTTTTCTGTTTTTGAAAAATATTTTTGCATTTATCAATGGAAGAGTAACCAAATCCTGAGGTCTGAATGGACCATAAATTTTTTCATCAACACCAACAATAGACCCAACATCATCAAAAACAAGCATTGTAACAAGTTCTGTATCCCTAGCTAATTTTTTAGATTCCAAGTCATAGAATTCATCTTGTTCATCAAAAGCATTAGGATTGTCTTCAATACTACCATAAGCTGCTTTTTTCGCAGGAGGTTTTGGAGCTGGAGCTACTTTAGGTTTTGGAGGTTCTTGAGGAATTACTTTTGCCCTACTAATCTCATCCAAGCGTTCCAAGACTTCATCTTTAGGTTCTTCATCGCTAGGTATCACTGCACTAACTTTAGGTTTAACTTCATCCGGTGAAATCAAAGTATTAGTCTGAACATCTTTAGGTTTGATAACTTTATCTTCATCATCAGATAATTTTTCTAAAGAAATATTTCCCCTATGGTTTTTTAAGGTATCAATTAAAGAAAAATAAAATTTTTCCTCTTCTGGAGTCAAATTAAGAGGAGTAGTGTCAATTAAATCAAATTTAGGCTTACCAGTAAATAAATGATAAGACCTGTGAATATTAACAACAGCAGCATCAGTGATTTTATGTTCTCTTCTTTCACAAATCTCTGTTGCAATAATTTGAGCCTCTTTAAGCATTCCATGTACATTAGAAAATGGATCTCTCATTGCTTCTTGTCTTAGCTCATCCAAATATTCATGAATACTTGCATAAAAATCTTCTTCTACACGAGCTAAAGTACCATTATTACGTTCTTTTTTTTGAATTTTACGCAATTCTTGATAAAACTGATCCACTTAATATCATCTCTAAAGTTGTCTTTTAAAAATAAAAAAAGGATAAACAAATGAAAAATTATTCATCTGTTTCTAATCTAGGAGCAAGCAAGAAACTGAGTTTACCGTCACCAGTAACCATGTTAAGAGTTAAACTTAATGGCATGTCAGTACCTAAACTAATTTCAGCTTCCTCTGAAAATTTGTCCGCTTTAAGCATTTCTCTAATCTTGTCTAATGAGAATAAAGATTTTGCATGTTCTTGGATATTTTCTCCGTGGAGATATTTGATACTTGCATCACCAAATTCACCATCAGCAGATGCAATAAAGTAATCTTCATCAACTTGTAAAGCAATTTTATCTGAAAAGATATCAATATCATTGATACAATCTTTTAAGATTGAGAAACGTACTTTAAAGGTTGTTGGATGACTAATTTGAGGTGGAACAGGATTATCATATTCCATATCAATTAATCTTATTTTGAAAGTTCTTGTTGCATCACCTTCAAAAGTAATAATGAAATTACCTTCATCAACAGACATTAAAACTCTATCTTGTGATTTAGCTCTTTTGAGAACTCTCATGAATTCATCAGTATCAATGTTAATTTTTTCAGGAACATCACAAATATATTCATCAAATAAACTAGATTTAAGCTCTAAGTGTACGAAAGTTATGTGACTACGATCTAAGGCATCTAATCTCATGCCCTCACTGTCAGTTTGAATTTGTACTTCATCAACAATGGATGAAATAGCATCAAAACTGGTTTTTAGAATACTAGAATCACTTAATTCTGCTTTAAACATAAATAATCCTCTTATAAATAATGTAATTATATTTGTTTTTTATATATAATAAGTTTATCTTTTTATTTATTGCAGGCATTTTTCATACTTGAAACATATTCTTTTAAAGCTTCACTAGCATTTTCACCATATTCTTCTATTATTTTTACGATTGCACTACCCACAATGACACCATCTGCAATTTTAGAAATATCTTCCGCTTGTTGTGGAGTGTTAATTCCAAAACCAACAGCCAAAGGCAAATCAGTTACTTCACGAATATCAGATAAGATAGCATTCAAGTCTGTTTTAATTTCTGAACGCATTCCAGTAACTCCTAAAGAAGATACAACATAAATAAATCCAGTTGCATCATTAGCAATCATTTTGATTCTTTCACTTGAAGTTGGAGCAATTAAAGAGATGACATCAACATCATTCTTAAGAGCAATATCCTTAATTTCACCTTTTTCTTCATAAGGTAAATCCGGTGAGATGATACCGTCGATTCCTAATTCACCACATTTCTTAAAGAACTCTTCATAACCATAGAAGAAAACAGGGTTGATATAAGTTAAGAATACCAATGGAATATCAGTTACTTCACGAACTCTTCTCACCATTTCAAATACATCATCAGTAGTTGTATCATGTTTTAAAGCACGTACATTAGCATCTTGAATTACAACACCTTCCGCCATAGGATCAGAGAACGGAATACCAATCTCAATTAAATCACAGCCAGCCTCTTCCATAGCCAAGATATATTCAATAGTTTTATCGATTGTTGGATCTCCTGCAGTTAAAAAACCGATAAATGCAGTTCCATTTTTAAATGCGTTAGCTATTTTACTCATTTAATTCAACTCCCCTATATTCTGCAATTGATCTGACATCCTTATCTCCTCTTCCTGAAAGACAAATCATTATAATATCATCTTCATCCATCTCTGGAGCAATTTTCATAGCATGAGCGACAGCATGTGCACTTTCAATAGCAGGAATAATTCCTTCCATTTTAGCTAGATATTCAAATGCATCTACTGCTTCTTCATCATTTACAGGAACATATTCCGCTCTTCCAATATCTCTTAAGTAAGCGTGTTCTGGGCCGAC harbors:
- the frhB gene encoding coenzyme F420 hydrogenase subunit beta; this encodes MPLGTYKEAISARSTEKKILDVSQDGGIVSALLCYALDEGIIEGAVVAGTPDDDWRPVPTVVTSSDEVIAAAGTKYSMSPTLSALKTATRQYGLEKVGVVATPCQTQGLRKAQAYPFTRFVAGKVKLIIGIYCMENFPMASLDTFATAKLGFDSLTDATKMDIGKGKFWLTKDGEDSGLKIKETHGYEQAGCNICNDYVAEWADVSTGSVGSPDGWSTVLTRTEDGNSIFKAAVSAGLIETKPMDEVKPGLPLLEKLAQGKKDKNNAERERRAKMGVKIPTIY
- the frhG gene encoding coenzyme F420 hydrogenase subunit gamma, translating into MFDKLKKAFGGSNAEEPKVEEKVEEVAPVETKAPAEEPKAVSSKPRIGYIHLSGCTGDAMSLTENYDILSTVLTDMVDIVYGQTLVDKWIHGTYAEEMPEMDLCLIEGSVCLQDEHSVHELLEARKKSGLIAAFGSCAITGCFTTFARGGQQAQPKHESFLPISSLVKVDVALPGCPVAPEMIAKTVVALCEGNLDYLKPAMDLAACDQGCGCDVLTSVVRQGLCTGCGTCALACPTRAMGFSEGRPSCDRDRCIKCGSCSVMCPRTWLPETEIKKETGL
- the frhD gene encoding coenzyme F420-reducing hydrogenase, FrhD protein gives rise to the protein MPYDSDIIVIGCGNILFKDDGYGPIVINLLQKYFEDKNDYYDPAVTEYVEEEFDKDVLNQIKEKFEDVTLPNSVQFVDGGTAAPMNFFPLYKEYDWKKLIVIDVVESNAEPGTVDIFDPNAMQVGKYDNPHGMTVEEPLQKISEKCEVVIVGCKPASIPIPDIDVGLSESVEKAIPEAIDIILKEIGVK
- the frhA gene encoding coenzyme F420 hydrogenase subunit alpha; translation: MKDRVVISPTTRQEGHAELVMEVDDEGIVTKGMYLSITPVRGLEKMVLDKAPETAPVLCQRICGVCPIPHTLASAEAVDMALGIEIPKDAKLLRKATLAAHNINSAAIHHFLIATDFVPENLFTTAVDSVSNIRKTVQYVVDMIAGEGIHPSDIRVGGMARNITPFTKERLVERMTALRPALEEHVELIKGLVADKGLPADLGVVDRPLMATDATYGTNDFDMDVFSEVLPEAWYDDPEIGKKACSVIPLINGENVETGPRARMEKFAGFKDKGVIAQHVARADEMLKNYDACMEALDAINPAAPANVSYDKRGTGELGFGVIEGPRGTNVHMAKVVEGKTRFYSAIVPTTWNIPTMGPATEGFHHEYGPHVIRAYDPCLSCATHVMVLDDEDKSILKNEMVRI
- a CDS encoding endoglucanase; the protein is MDKANIIISIIIVLCVAAAVAAYGITNSDNPIFSDLTSMFSSDNDAGNGIGNNTVTGNGSGDTIATTSSSSGSADSGSSGSSSGSGTGAGSGTGTSSGSSSGSGSGSGSGSGSGSGSGSGSGSGSGTHLTQAEAKSIASSAIEEDGCYAGSGSYSGGYWYFTVYDANGNAVDTISVNDATGATGRG
- a CDS encoding TIGR00375 family protein — its product is MLVNADFHVHSCFSMASSKDMLIKNMAPKAKLKGLNLLGTGDAFHQGWLDIVEESTTYLGDGIYSMDDMNFVLTTEVEGKNRIHHLIIIPNIDIARELSDVIPSKNKGIDGRPKTNLSGVELLELVREYDCLIGPAHAFTPWTGMYKSNDSIYDCYEKKVDFVELGLSADTFMADRISELKDFPFLTNSDAHSPWPHRLGREFNQIDIKDISYSSIKNAFKHNKIKANYGLVPNLGKYHMTACTKCYKLINPAVARENKMKCSCGGTIKKGVDYRISEIADYDHPKHPDFRPKYVHLMPLAEIIATVYDKGVTTKTVQGKWQKLIDKFNTEINVLVDVSIKDIEKIDSAIAPAIKSFRNDELDIIPGGGGKYGQISFNKLKKQDSPKIVTLDNF
- a CDS encoding proteasome assembly chaperone family protein, with the protein product MNAAEINILEEVELENPIFIEALPGLGHVGKLAADHMIDELGATKFAEIYSPTFPPQVLIKEDGIIGNMLNELYYLKDVGEDKLDLIILVGNTQALSPEGQYLICKDILDFVKGYGISRIFTLGGMAIPQPVENPKVYGAATNEANIELLKEADIDIRSNDGGIVGASGLFLGLGVRQGLEGICLMGETPGYFIDAESAEAILKKLSLLLNFEVNTDKLDERAEETRQMIAKAQQMEQDLINKANAGNADDLRYIG
- a CDS encoding RNA-protein complex protein Nop10, yielding MNMKMNKCPECGIYTLKDSCPKCGGKLKVIYPPKFSVEDKYGKYRRILKKESMKG
- a CDS encoding translation initiation factor IF-2 subunit alpha, which gives rise to MVRKSQEWPDEGELIVGTVYKVLNYGAFAKLEEYQGKEAFIHISEVSSGWVKNIRDHVRENQKIVCRVLRVNPKKGHVDASLKRIREDQRTKKIQHWKIEQKAEKFLELSAKSLDKSLDDAYDEVGYELMDIFGDVYGAFETASEEGAESLTEEGIPQDWADAITEVAQKNITPPEVHISGYVDIETFVPNGVEIIIDALKAAEDNGDEEEEIKVQCVGAPRYRITVKSTDYILAEKALKAAADRCIAVVEESEGNGSFLRELDN
- a CDS encoding 30S ribosomal protein S27e, which produces MVSKGRGNFLKVKCLDCDNEQVIFDRAASDVKCIICGKTLVKSRGAKAKITAHIEKVLN
- a CDS encoding 50S ribosomal protein L44e, with the protein product MKIPKEKRTYCPHCKKHTMHEVHTAKKRKASELTWGQRQFRRVTAGYRGYPRPLPAGNKPVKKLDLRLKCKECGKSHIKQSFRTGKPEFVAK
- the pcn gene encoding proliferating cell nuclear antigen (pcna), with product MFKAELSDSSILKTSFDAISSIVDEVQIQTDSEGMRLDALDRSHITFVHLELKSSLFDEYICDVPEKINIDTDEFMRVLKRAKSQDRVLMSVDEGNFIITFEGDATRTFKIRLIDMEYDNPVPPQISHPTTFKVRFSILKDCINDIDIFSDKIALQVDEDYFIASADGEFGDASIKYLHGENIQEHAKSLFSLDKIREMLKADKFSEEAEISLGTDMPLSLTLNMVTGDGKLSFLLAPRLETDE
- the trpA gene encoding tryptophan synthase subunit alpha, with protein sequence MSKIANAFKNGTAFIGFLTAGDPTIDKTIEYILAMEEAGCDLIEIGIPFSDPMAEGVVIQDANVRALKHDTTTDDVFEMVRRVREVTDIPLVFLTYINPVFFYGYEEFFKKCGELGIDGIISPDLPYEEKGEIKDIALKNDVDVISLIAPTSSERIKMIANDATGFIYVVSSLGVTGMRSEIKTDLNAILSDIREVTDLPLAVGFGINTPQQAEDISKIADGVIVGSAIVKIIEEYGENASEALKEYVSSMKNACNK